In one Vanessa tameamea isolate UH-Manoa-2023 chromosome 10, ilVanTame1 primary haplotype, whole genome shotgun sequence genomic region, the following are encoded:
- the LOC113393683 gene encoding protein lethal(2)denticleless: MNDVQNIIDRQLGIYSRFNYDNVLKRLSVQNEESFYGLQTASSAANFDQDPPIFACRFSEAPGYEHILALANEDGRVAIQDTRSQKTASTLEGFQCHNNAVFDLAWMPQNMKFVTVSGDHTACLWDVAEAAPRRVLVFSNHTRSVKTAAFRPTEPSVFATGARDGRVLVWDARAAAPALVLRPDVCLAGCHAFAPRASPRARRPRADPRRALSITGLAFRDDLTLVSCGECDGNIKVWDMRKNYGVYKREPLPKHSIPYCGSSARNGYTNLIIDDARVRLYASCMDDVIYCFNVSTFGSLPEQRYVGHENSTFYIKTGLSPDGAYLVSGSSDKNAYVWNVKYSQPVVRLSGHRAEVTCAAWCQRGDTKIVTCSDDARHKIWRVGPEAPADEAAGRAELTPRADGGPQWGARDRTPHALRRRGASPASPAPPAPPAKRARAGPKRCLHELLGARDADAADAADAADAKRPRLALPALPALPAGPEGAARKRPAAPEPEPAPAKRRRSEPERDADDWPYFAAKAGTSFVTPPRSYERKGGKVLSPRSPPSPRPPARSPDGDSRGAVKIITFTTPTKNLPNFVLNGEAPHLRLMSPVKKKPETTDWLTLMVRERRGKTSESNERLNVAAPSSPKENVPARRNSVTDRITKSNNKNRTLLKYFSVAKKEK; this comes from the exons ATGAACGAcgttcaaaatattattgaccGTCAACTTGGGATTT ATTCTCGCTTCAACTATGACAATGTTTTAAAGAGGCTGTCGGTACAAAACGAGGAATCATTTTACGGGCTACAAACCGCCAGCTCGGCAGCGAACTTTGACCAAGATCCTCCGATTTTTGCATGTCGTTTTTCTGAAGCTCCAGGTTACGAACACATCCTTGCACTCGCTAACGAGGATGGCCGCGTTGCTATTCAG GACACCAGATCACAGAAAACTGCAAGCACATTGGAAGGCTTCCAGTGCCACAACAATGCCGTCTTTGACCTGGCATGGATGCCACAGAACATGAAGTTTGTCACCGTGTCAG GCGACCACACGGCGTGCCTGTGGGACGTGGCGGAGGCGGCGCCGCGCCGCGTGCTGGTGTTCTCCAACCACACGCGCTCCGTGAAGACGGCGGCCTTCCGGCCCACGGAGCCCAGCGTGTTCGCCACGGGCGCGCGCGACGGCCGCGTGCTGGTGTGGgacgcgcgcgccgccgcgcccgcgctcgTGCTGCGCCCCGACGTGTGCCTGGCGGGCTGCCACGCCTTCGCGCCGCGCGCCTCGCCCCGCGCGCGCCGCCCCCGCGCCGACCCGCGCCGCGCGCTCAGCATCACGGGCCTGGCCTTCCGCGACGACCTCACGCTCGTGTCGTGCGGCGAGTGCGACGGCAACATCAAGGTGTGGGACATGCGTAAGAACTACGGCGTCTACAAGCGCGAGCCGCTGCCGAAGCACTCGATCCCCTACTGCGGCAGCTCCGCGAGGAACGGCTACACGAACCTGATCATCGACGACGCCCGCGTGCGCCTCTACGCGAGCTGCATGGACGACGTCATCTACTGCTTCAACGTGTCGACGTTCGGCTCGCTGCCCGAGCAGCGGTACGTCGGCCACGAGAACAGTACGTTCTACATCAAGACCGGCCTCAGCCCCGACGGCGCGTACCTCGTCAGCGGCAGCAGCGACAAGAACGCGTACGTGTGGAACGTCAAGTACTCGCAGCCGGTGGTGCGGCTGAGCGGGCACCGCGCCGAGGTGACGTGCGCCGCGTGGTGCCAGCGCGGCGACACCAAGATCGTGACGTGCAGCGACGACGCGCGGCACAAGATCTGGCGCGTGGGGCCGGAGGCGCCCGCCGACGAGGCGGCCGGCCGCGCCGAGCTCACCCCGCGCGCCGACGGCGGCCCGCAGTGGGGCGCGCGGGACCGCACGCCGCACGCGCTGCGCCGGCGCGGGGCCTCGCCCGcctcgcccgcgccgcccgcgccgcccgccaaGCGCGCGCGCGCCGGGCCCAAGCGCTGCCTGCACGAGCTGCTGGGCGCGCGCGACGCCGACGCGGCCGACGCGGCCGACGCGGCCGACGCCAAGCGCCCGCGCCTCGCCCTGCCCGCCCTGCCCGCCCTGCCCGCCGGGCCCGAGGGGGCCGCGCGCAAGCGGCCGGCCGCGCCGGAGCCGGAGCCGGCGCCGGCCAAGCGGCGCCGCTCGGAGCCGGAGCGCGACGCCGACGACTGGCCGTACTTCGCGGCGAAGGCGGGCACGTCGTTCGTGACGCCACCGCGGAGCTACGAGAGGAAGGGCGGCAAGGTGCTGTCCCCGCGGAGCCCCCCCTCGCCGCGCCCGCCGGCCCGCTCGCCCGACGGGGACTCCCGCGGGGCGGTCAAGATCATCACCTTCACGACGCCGACCAAGAATTTGCCCAATTTCGTTTTGAACGGGGAGGCGCCCCACCTGAGGCTGATGTCGCCCGTTAAGAAGAAGCCGGAGACGACCGACTGGCTCACGCTCATGGTCCGCGAGAGGAGAGGCAAGACTTCGGAAAGCAACGAGAGGCTGAACGTCGCGGCTCCGTCCAGTCCGAAGGAAAATGTACCCGCGCGTAGGAACTCGGTCACAGACAGAATTACGAaatccaataataaaaatagaactttACTCAAATATTTCAGTGTCGccaaaaaggaaaaataa